One window of Populus nigra chromosome 5, ddPopNigr1.1, whole genome shotgun sequence genomic DNA carries:
- the LOC133694060 gene encoding mitochondrial uncoupling protein 5-like — protein MGVKGFVEGGIASIVAGCSTHPLDLIKVRMQLQGENLPNPQQVHSLRPAYAFNSAAIPHNSVHIPPPPLPRVGPISAGVRIFQSEGVAALFSGVSATVLRQTLYSTTRMGLYDILKQKWTNPETGNMPLLSKITAGLIAGGIGAAVGNPADVAMVRMQADGRLPSSQRRNYNSVIDAITRMSKQEGVASLWRGSSLTVNRAMIVTASQLASYDQIKEMILENGMMKDGLGTHVTASFAAGFVAAVASNPVDVIKTRVMNMKVEPGKVAPYSGAIDCAMKTVKAEGIMAFYKGFIPTISRQGPFTVVLFVTLEQVRELLKDF, from the coding sequence ATGGGTGTCAAGGGTTTTGTGGAAGGAGGTATCGCTTCAATTGTTGCTGGGTGCTCCACTCACCCTTTGGATCTCATCAAGGTCCGTATGCAACTCCAAGGCGAAAATTTGCCAAACCCACAACAAGTTCACAGTCTCCGCCCTGCTTATGCCTTCAACTCCGCCGCAATCCCTCATAATTCCGTCCACATCCCTCCACCACCACTACCGCGTGTGGGGCCAATTTCTGCCGGCGTCCGCATCTTCCAGTCCGAAGGTGTCGCCGCTCTCTTCTCCGGCGTCTCCGCCACGGTCCTCCGCCAGACTCTCTACTCCACCACGCGCATGGGACTCTATGATATTCTGAAGCAAAAATGGACCAATCCGGAGACAGGAAACATGCCGTTGTTGAGCAAAATAACAGCCGGTTTAATCGCCGGGGGGATCGGAGCTGCTGTTGGTAATCCAGCTGATGTGGCAATGGTTAGAATGCAAGCAGACGGGCGTTTACCTTCGTCCCAACGGCGGAACTATAACAGTGTGATTGACGCTATTACGAGAATGTCGAAGCAGGAAGGTGTTGCTAGCCTGTGGCGAGGGTCATCTCTTACGGTGAACCGCGCGATGATTGTTACAGCATCGCAATTGGCATCGTATGATCAGATTAAGGAAATGATTTTGGAGAATGGAATGATGAAGGATGGGTTAGGGACTCATGTGACGGCGAGTTTTGCAGCGGGTTTTGTGGCGGCGGTGGCGTCGAACCCGGTAGATGTGATTAAAACCAGGGTCATGAATATGAAAGTGGAGCCAGGGAAAGTTGCGCCTTACAGTGGAGCAATTGATTGTGCAATGAAGACAGTGAAAGCTGAAGGTATCATGGCCTTTTACAAGGGCTTTATACCTACAATTTCAAGACAGGGTCCTTTTACTGTGGTTTTGTTTGTGACTCTTGAGCAGGTTAGGGAGTTGCTCAAAGATTTCTAA